One stretch of Anolis carolinensis isolate JA03-04 chromosome 3, rAnoCar3.1.pri, whole genome shotgun sequence DNA includes these proteins:
- the lrrc18 gene encoding leucine-rich repeat-containing protein 18, whose translation MAKGKGKAAKGKKITLKVAKTCIKVTFDGKFRLDLSKMGLTTFPKCILKLNDVDELDLSRNMIKKIPDSIEKFENLRWLDLHSNQIDRLPETIGNLQNLVFLNLCNNKLTARSLPVELNQLKILRNLNLGLNHIDNLPTTLGALKELQEVGVFDNLLTTIPNSIAKLPKIKKLNAKRNPFPGPTEEELFIDSIKRLETLYLVEDKDLCGPCLRKCQEERDKLNKLKNTVPASLKKPNFSNLMAPNSLAKENQQEWRSAGS comes from the coding sequence ATGGCTAAGGGAAAAGGAAAAGCCGCCAAAGGGAAAAAGATCACTCTTAAAGTCGCTAAGACTTGTATCAAAGTAACTTTTGATGGGAAGTTTCGCCTTGATCTCAGCAAAATGGGTCTCACAACTTTCCCCAAATGCATCCTTAAACTGAATGATGTGGATGAATTAGACCTCAGCAGAAACATGATCAAGAAAATCCCAGACTCAATTGAAAAATTTGAAAATCTGCGTTGGCTAGATTTGCATAGCAACCAAATTGACAGACTACCAGAAACAATAGGAAATCTACAGAATCTTGTTTTTCTGAACCTCTGCAACAACAAACTCACAGCTCGGAGCTTGCCAGTGGAGCTAAATCAACTCAAGATCCTGCGAAACCTCAATCTTGGCCTAAATCATATTGACAATCTCCCAACCACTCTGGGGGCTTTAAAAGAACTTCAAGAAGTTGGAGTATTTGACAACTTGCTGACTACCATCCCAAATAGTATTGCAAAACTCCCCAAGATCAAGAAGTTGAATGCCAAAAGAAACCCTTTCCCTGGGCCCACAGAAGAAGAACTTTTTATTGACAGCATCAAGCGTCTTGAGACACTTTACTTGGTGGAAGACAAAGACCTTTGTGGACCATGCTTGAGAAAATGTCAGGAGGAGAGAGACAAGTTGAATAAACTGAAGAATACTGTGCCTGCATCTCTtaaaaagccaaatttttcaaacctCATGGCACCCAATTCCCTGGCAAAAGAGAATCAACAAGAATGGAGGTCAGCTGGATCATAG